The sequence AGTGGCAATGTCGTCGCCAAACGAGCCATTGAAGAAGGACAGTTTTTAACGATGGATGATGTCGAACTCGACACAATGACTACTGTTTGGAAGCTGCGTGCATTGCAAGACCATTTATTTGCTGAATAACAAGGAGAAGGTGGATATGAAGCTTGTACTAATTGCTTGCTGTCTGTTGCTTATTCAATCAGCGTTGACTGCAATCCAAGTTCGCTATTACCAAAAATTGATGAAAGCACTAGTTGGAAAATATAGAGGGGAAAAGGGGTACCACCTTTTCTCAGGACAATCCCGCCGTCGAATCGGGCCTGGTTCTATCGTTCTCTTAGTAGTAGATGAGTCTTACATCATCCAAGAGTGCCAGTGTATGCGAGGGGTAAGTATTCTGTCTACTTTTAAAGAGATGGAAGAATACGAAGGAATGCACTTGGGCGAGCTGTTGGACAGGCTTCACACTTCAGAAAAAAAACGTAAGTCTCCTGCATTGCAAACGGCCTTACAGGCTGCTGGCGAGCAAGCACTAACGGCGATTTCAAAGATGAGGAGAACGACCTCGATTTCTTAAAAAGGAGTGAAAGAGATGGACTGGATTGAATGGTTCGGCGAGCATTTTATCGGCATGTTTAATGCAGGTGGAGAACAATTCATGAATCTCCTTACTGGCATTGTCCCAACGCTAGTCGTTTTACTAACCTTCACTTACGCACTAATTAAATTTATCGGGGAGGAACGGGTCACGAAAGCGATCCGTTTCACTTCAAAATATGCACTGCTACGTTACACCGTTATGCCAATCCTATCGATTCTACTACTTACGAATCCAATGGCTTACACATTTGGGCGCTTTGTCGAGGAGCGCCAAAAACCTGCTTTCTTTGATTCGCTCGTGTCATTTTTGCATCCGGTTACAGCCTTATTTCCATACGCAAACGCTGGGGAGCTGTTTGTCTATCTCGGCATAGCAAATGGATTGACACAAGCAGGTTACTCGACGTCGGAGTTAGCAGTGCGGTTTTTCCTGGTCGGTATTCTGGTTATGCTGATCAGAGGGTTACTGACGGAGCAAATCACAAAATACCTGATGAAGAGAATGTGACAGGAGGGAAACCGGCATGGCATATAAAGCAGTATTTATCAGCAAAGGTTCAGGCGGGTGGGGGACTGGCCTCCGCATTGAACCGAAAGGGAAAAAGACGAAAGTCGTGTCGATCACAGGCGGGGGAATTCACCCTGTCGCCCAACGCATTGCTGAATTGACTGGGGCAGAAGCAGTCGATGGCTTCAAACATTCAGTCCCAGAAGATGAAATGATGTGTGTCGTGATTGACTGCGGCGGAACGGCTAGAATTGGACTATACCCAATGAAACGAATTCCTACAGTTGATATTCTCGCTTCTTCTCCATCAGGCCCATTGGCAAAACATATCAAAGAAGACATTTTCGTCTCTGGTGTTACACCGAAAGAAGTGTCCTTGGCAGAAGCAACAGAGGAGAAGCACGATTCAGCCCCTGCAGAGGAAGAAAGTCGTTTCAACCCAGCAAATAAAGAAGAATTTAAGGAAGAGTACGAAAAAGTCAAAAATGAGCATCGTTCCCAAAATGATAACTGGCTCATGCGATTTTCAAAAGGAATCGGAAAAGTCACTGGTGTATTTTATCAGGCCGGACGTGATTCAATTGAAATGCTTATTAAAAATATCATCCCGTTCATGGCTTTTGTAAGCATGTTGATTGGCATTATCAATTACACGGGAATCGGCGATTTGATTGCCAATACGATGTCACCGCTTGCTAGCTCGATTTGGGGCTTAATCATCATTGTTATGATCTGCACACTGCCATTTTTATCGCCAGTGCTAGGTCCAGGGGCGGTCATTGCCCAGGTAATCGGTGTCTTGATCGGTAGCCAAATTGCGCTTGGGAATATTCCGCCGCAATTTGCGTTACCAGCATTATTTGCGATTAACGGTCAAGTGGGAGCCGATTTCGTACCAGTTGGGTTATCATTAGGAGAAGCGAAGCCAGAAACAGTACAGTATGGCGTGCCTGCCGTTCTGTATAGCCGCTTGATTACAGGCGTGTTGGCTGTTGTCATTGCCTACGTGGCTAGTTTTGGCATGTATTAAGGAGGAAAAAGAATGTATCAAACAATTGTAAAAGAAATTGGACAGATGGCCCCATCTTTTGCAGACGACAAAATCGTGATTCTTTTTGGGATGGAAGCGCCAGCAGAACTTAGGGAAATTTCATTCCTCCATCAAGTAGATGGGGAATTTGAAGACAATCCCATTAAAGAAGGCGGTACACTTGTTATTGATGAACAGGAATTTGTAATCGAAAAAGTCGGTTCGGCTGCAAATGAAAATTTACGGACATTGGGTCACATCTCGATTTACTTTACTGAACCGCAAGAAGAGGTTTTGCCTGGTGCCGTGTTTGCCAGTCCACATACATTTCCTGTTATAGAAAAGGGTAGCAAAATCACATTTAAGTAGTACAATAATAGTTGGAAATCTTGTAATGTAAAACCACAGGATAGGGTGGTCAAATGTCACTTTTGGGAGATCGAAGACTTTTAGTAAAAATCGCCCAAATGTATTACGAGGAAGGGGCGACACAATCGGAAATTGCCCAGGCCATTGGTGTAAGTCGGCCGCTTATTTCAAAGTATTTAGCGAAAGCAAGGGAGTTGGGTGTGGTAGAGATTATCATTCATGATCACGACACACATCCATTTACCGGATTGGAATCGAAAGTAGAGAAACGCTATGGATTACGGGAAGTTGTTTGTGTAGAATCCAACGAAAATGATGCTTCTAAAGCGCGGATGGGACAAGCGGCAAGCACTTATTTGTTGCGGATGATTCGCGATGGCCAGACAATTGGCATGAGCTCTGGGACGACTTTGCATGAAGTAGCGATGGCATTGTCATCTAGCCAGCACTTTCCAAACTTGCAATTCATCCCTCTCGTCGGTGGAATGGGGCATGAAAGAGTCGACATTCATGCCAACCAAATTGTTGCCAAGCTGGCTGATGTCCTTAAAGCGAAGTGCAAGTTGTTGCATGCTCCTGTACTAGTTGATTCAAAAGAAGCAAAGGAGATCATTGTCAATCAGTCTTCGATTAGAGAGATTTTTGAGATTGGCGCAAAAGCGGATATTGCCATGGTCGGCATAGGGGGGACACCAGAGCACTCGACAATGGTGAAGTCTTATCTCCAGCAGACAAAAGGCGTAATCGAGTATGAGAACATCGTAGGCGACATTTGCTACAATTTTATTGGAGAAGATGGTTGTACGATTGATAATGATTGGAATGCCAGAGTCATTTCGATGGATTTAGATCATGTAAAACAAATTCCTCTTGTGATTGGTGTAGCAAGTGGGAAGGAAAAGGTTAAAGCGATTAAAGCAGCACTTGTTGCAAAGTTGATACACGTGCTTATAACGGATGATCTGACTGCGAGAATGCTATTGGATAGTTAGAACGGATGAAGGCTGTTGAGAAAACGAATCTCAACAGCCTTTTTCGTGTGTGCCCGGCATGCGCATGGGCTATAGGGTTGAAGTCCCGAACAGTGAAGGTCACTGTAACTGTTAGCCGACGACAAGGGTGTCTGGGGCGACTCAGAATCTGAAGGAAGTCCGAGGCAAACCTCCGCTCCGAGGAACACGAATCTCATCAGGCGCTTATTCTTGGATGAGGCTGCACGACAAGTCGAAGTCCTAGTGACCAAAGGGGATAGGCGTAAATGAGGCGGAGACATGGAGGGGAAGGACATGCGCTTACCCGGGGAGATCTAGTGATCGTGCGGAACACGTTCCGTAACCACTTGTGTGAACAGGTGCTGAGACATTAGAAGTCAGCAGAAGTCATAGTACATGTCTGATCTAGACAGACATGGAAGGACGGAATCAGGAAAGGAATAAGAGGACTTGGCGAACGTTGTACGTGTTGAAGCAGAAACATCTACGGAACCTACTCTCCCGCAAGAAGCGGTGAATCCCGCAGGGGGCTGGAGAGAGGGCGGAGCGTACAGCCACACAAGAAGACCCCTCTTATACGAAGGAGTAGAAATACATGTTGGATCAGATTCTATCAAGAGACAATCTCCTCCAAGCGCTCAAGCGCGTGGAGTCCAATAAAGGAAGTCCTGGTGTCGATGGGATGACGACAAAATCCGTCCGATCTTATCTCATGGAAAACTGGGACTCCTTGAGAAGGGCAATCATGGAAGGAACCTACTCTCCTCAGCCAGTAAGACGGGTCGAAATCCCGAAACCGTCTGGAGGCGTAAGGGCATTAGGCATTCCAACGGTGATTGACCGTCTGATCCAACAAGCCATCGCTCAAGTGTTGTCAAAGAAGATGGACCCAAGCTTTTCCGAAAATAGCTACGGGTTTCGTCCAGGAAAACGGGGACATGACGCGGTCAAAAAGGCGAAGACGTATATCCAAGAAGGGTACGGATGGGTCGTGGACATTGACCTCTCGAAGTTCTTCGATCGCGTCCATCATGACCGCTTAATGAGACGTCTGAGCCAGATCATTCAAGATCGACAAGTGTTGCGTCTGATTAGACGCTACCTTCAAGCAGGGATTATGGAAAACGGACTGGTTCAGCCGAGTACAGAAGGAACGCCGCAAGGCGGACCGCTCAGTCCGCTTCTTTCCAACATTGTGTTAGATGAGTGGGATCAGGAACTAGAGAAACGAGGCTACCGATTCGTTCGTTACGCGGATGACTGCCAGATTTACGTCAAGTCACGACGGGCGGCAAAACAAACGCTAACAAAGATGACGACGTTCCTAGAGGATCGTCTCCGTCTTCAAGTGAATCGGGAAAAGAGCGCATGGGGGCGCCCGTGGGAGCGGAGCTTCCTGGGGTTCACCTTCACGCGCAACCGACAAGACCCAAAGATACGAATCGCACCCGCAAGCCTTAAACGATGTAAAGATCGCATTCGCGAACTCACCTCACGTCGCCACTCGATTGAGATGGAAGAACGAATTCGCAGACTGAATCAGTTTCTTATAGGATGGATAGGCTACTTTCAGTTAGTCGAAACGCCATCTTTCCTACAGAAATTAGACGCATGGGTGAAGAGACGCCTCCGAATGATCCGCTGGAAAGAATGGAAGAAACCGAAAACGAGACAGCGGAAGCTCGTCTCACTTGGCGCCAGGATAGGAAAAGCGTGGGAATGGGCCAATACGCGAAAAGCCTATTGGCGAATCGCGAAAAGTCCGATCTTACACAAAACCCTCGACTCTGCTTATTGGAAGAGTCAAGGGCTCAAGAGCTTAATGGAACGTTATGATACACTTCGTCAAACTTAACTGAAACCGCCGTATACGGAACCGTACGTGCGGTGGTGTGAGAGGTCGGGGGTTAGTCGCCCCCTCCTACTCTATTTTTTGTCGATGTTCAGCTAGCTACTGTGAGAAGAAACAGAAACATGTCTGCTTTGTACACCAGACTTAGCGAGAAACGCCGTGCGCAAACGATTGGTCAATCGTTTTACGCGTACAAAAGTAAAGGACGAGGTTGATGCTCCCTAGAACGATAAAGCCAGCAACACCGGTAATCCCGTTGATTAGTTCGGGGTTTCCGCCTGCGACAAGAATGAGTCCAATTCCAGCTGTCGCATTCATGACACCATGAAAGAAAGCGGCGGGGTAGATCGTTTTTGCTTTTATCGTTATAAAGCATAAAAGCGGCGACAACAGCATGCAAAAAACCGTCATCATCAAAATACCGAATAAAGGCGTACTTGGGTAATTATGTCCTGCCAACGTTAGTGGAGCATGCCATGGTCCCCACAGCAAGCCGATCAGAAAAGACGCTTTCCAGAAGCCAAGGCTTTTTAATTCAGTCAATAACAAGCCGCGCCAAGCTGCTTCTTCACCAAAAGCAAAGGCCGCATTGAGCGTGACACCGGCAAGCAAGGCGTTGATTGCCATCATCCATAGTGGATGAAAAGGCAACGCTTCAAAAGCAGCTTCCGTGGCATTCCTCGTGTTCTCATCCATTGCGGAATAATAGGCTTCCATCGTTAAGGAAAGGCTCGTTCCTGGGAAAACTAATGCGACTAAAACTGTTGCCGAAACGAGGAAGAATGGCAAAAAGGCGGCGAGAACCCACCAAAAAGAGAAGCGCCCTTTTAATAGCAAAGCAGGTGCGAGCGGCTGTTTGAAAACGACTTTTTGCGTTAACACAGCGCTGATAAACGGGAAGAGCATATACACCATCGCAAATAATTGAAAGATTAGAGGGTTTTTGTAGGCGCCGCTCAGCAAAAATACCGCTCCTGTGCCAAAGCTGATTCCAAAAAGAATACAAACAAACACAATGAGCTTCTTTTTATCCATGGGCTTTCACGTCCTCGTTTTTTCTATATGTACGTAGAGAAGATAGAAAGGATTCATTTCTCTTGATATACCCCTATAGGGTATGTTATGGTTTAAGCAGATACTTCATTTTAGCCGAGAAGGTGAAATAGATGAGTGAGAAAAAAGCAGCGCTCTCGATTACCGGAATGACGTGTGCGGCCTGTGCAACGAGAATTGAAAAAGGGCTTAACAAGATCGAAGGCGTCTCACAGGCGACGGTTAATTTAGCGAATGAGAAAGCAACCATTACCTATGACAGCAACAAAACCGAGCCGAACGTTTTTGCTGAGAAAATCGACAAGCTTGGCTATGGCGTTCGTCTTGAAAAAGCGATCTTTAATGTAAAAGGAATGACTTGTGCTGCTTGTGCAACGAGAATCGAAAAACGACTCAAAAAAATGCCTGGTGTCACAGAAGCAAACGTAAATTTAGCGATAGAGCGGGCAACGGTTGTCTACAATGAGGCAGAAACAAACGAACAGGAAATGATTCGCGTTGTTGACAAGCTTGGCTACCAGCTTGAACACGAAGCGGCTAGTAACGGGAACGCCAAAGAAGAAGAAAGCCAGAAGCGTTTCGGATTGTTTCTTTTTTCAGCCATCTTGTCACTGCCACTTCTTTGGACGATGGTGACCCATTTTGAATTTACATCGTTTTTGTATGTACCTGATATGTTCATGAATCCATGGGTGCAGTTAGCGCTGGCGACACCCGTTCAACTGATTGTCGGCGCGCCCTTCTATAAAGGAGCCTACAAAGCATTGGCAAACAAAAGCGCCAATATGGACGTCCTTGTTGCCCTGGGGACGACAGTCGCCTACGTTTACAGCATTTTTCTTGGTTGGGAATGGTACCAGAATGGCCAAGTGGGCATGCCTGAATTGTACTTTGAAGCGGCCGCTGTCATTCTTACGTTAATTGTGCTAGGCAAATGGTTTGAAGCGAGAGCCAAAGGAAGAACAAGCAAAGCGATTTCTACTTTATTAGGATTGCAGGCGAAAACGGCACGAGTAATCCGTAACGGCAGTGAAGTCGAGTTGCCGATTGAAGAAGTAAAGGCAGGCGATGAACTTGTCATTCGCCCGGGAGAAAAAATTCCCGTCGACGGCTACGTAAAAAGCGGTGCCTCTTCCGTCGATGAATCGATGATTACAGGAGAAGCGCTCCCAGTCAGCAAGGAAGCAGACGATCTGCTGATCGGAGCAACGCTAAACAAGCAAGGGTCGCTGCGAATGATTGCCACAAAAGTCGGCAAAGATACAGCACTTGCGCAAATTGTCAAAGTGGTTGAAGAGGCGCAAGGGTCGAAAGCGGATATTCAACGTATTGCTGATAGAGTGTCTGGCGTTTTTGTCCCTGTTGTCGTTCTCCTAGCGGCAGCCACTTTTCTGGTTTGGTACACACTCATTGATCCAGGCAACATTCGCGCAGCGATTGTTCCTTTTATCACGATTTTAGTCATTGCCTGCCCGTGTGCGCTAGGTTTGGCGACACCGACGTCAATTATGGCTGGTTCCGGTCGAGCGGCTGAACTAGGGCTGTTGTTTAGAGGAGGCGAGCATTTGGAAAATACACGATCAATTACAACGGTTGTCCTCGACAAAACGGGCACGGTGACGAAAGGGACGCCGCAATTAACGGACATTGTGCCTGCAGAAGGAATAGACGAGAATGAGCTACTTGCTATAGTGGCAAGTGCTGAATTTGAATCGGAACATCCATTAGCGAATGCCATTGTGCAAGGTGCTGCTGACCGTGCCATTTCCTTAAGGAAGGCTGAGGCGTTTGAAGCATTAACGGGCTATGGCATTCGCGCTAAAGTGGACGGTGTTGTTATTCATATTGGTACACGAAAGCTGATGGAACAGGCAACAATCGACTACGCTGTGTTAGAAGAGCGGATGGAAAAACTGGAGCAGCAAGGGAAAACAGCGATGCTAGTAAGCAGCGGTACAGACATTGCTGGTTTGGTTGCTGTGGCTGATACAGTGAAGGAAACGTCTAAGGAAGCGGTGGAACGCCTCCACGAACTTGGGCTTGAAGTGATTATGCTCACTGGCGATAATGAGCGAACAGCAAAAGCGATTGCAGCGGAAGTTGGGATCAACCATGTGATAGCGGGTGTGTTGCCAGAGGAAAAAAGCGATGAAGTGAAGCGTCTTCAAGCAGAAGGCAAACGAGTAGCAATGGTAGGCGACGGCATTAACGATGCCCCTGCTCTTGCGGTAGCAGATGTGGGAATGGCGATGGGAACGGGCGCCGATGTGGCGATTGAAACAGCCGATGTCACGCTTATGCGTGGCGATGTAAACAGCGTCGCTGATGCGTTTCTCATGAGCAAAAAAACGATGCGCAACATTAAACAAAATTTGTTTTTCGCCTTTTTTTACAATTCGGCGGCAATACCAATTGCGGCGGCTGGACTCCTCGCCCCATGGGTAGCAGGAGCAGCGATGGCCTTTTCGTCTGTATCCGTTGTCGCAAATGCCCTGCGGTTACAACGAATCCGTATGCCCCAGAGAGGAGCTGCTAGTCAATGACGATTAAACGCTGGATACTAGCGGCTGTATGCTACTTGATCCTTGTAGTTGCAGGCTACGGTTTGCTAACTGGAACCAATCCGTTCGAAAGCACGGACGTTCATGAAAGTGAGCCTCACGAGTGAGACAACTTCAATAGAAAAGCTCAAGCCCCTGGCGAATGGCCAGGGGCTTGTTGTGCAAGTTTTAGTTGAGAGCGGCACGGAAGTAAAGCAGTCTCGTGATCAAAAAGTAAATCAATTGCAAGGCAGCATAAATGGAAATGACCAAGATCGCGTTTAATACAAGGTTGACATCGAGCATGTTGCTGAGCATCACGTAGGCAAAGCTGGCATGGACACTGCCGACAAGCACAGGTACAAAGAAAAGGAAACCCATTTGTTTATCCAATATCCGGCGCTTTTCTTTGTCTGTTAAGCCAATCCGGCTTAAAGCAAACAATTGTTTTTTCGTATCGGCCAAATCGGTAAACAATTTCAAATAGAGCATGCTTCCTTGGACAATGAAGAATAGCAAGCTGACAAACAAGCCAATAAACAGTACTAAGGAATACATTTGCATCAACATATGGTATTGATACGGCTTAGCTTGCAATACATAACCGTGTTCCCCTGTTGCTTCCATAATCGCCTCGGATACTTCCGTCTCATTTTGCCAATCGTCAAGTTCATAGGCAATGAAACGTTCGGTATGAACAGCAGGGGCCTGCTCCGCTTTGGCAAACGCTTCATCTGAAAGGATAAAGGTACTATTACTACTAAACAGAACCTCATTGTGTACTTCAAGATCCGTAAAGGTTTGCTCGGACTCGCCAAACGTAATCGTCAGTTCATCAAATTGAGCGGGGGAAAATAGATCTTCTCGACTAAAAGCTATAATTTCATTGCCTGCTAATGAAACAGGTTCTAAACCGATGTCTTCGCTGAGCCGGTTAAACGTGCTCTCCGAAATGACTGAACCAGACAATACCGTCTGTTCGTTCAAATAGGTTGGCGTGCCTAAAAACTCAACGTCAAGCATCTGTTCATCAATTTTAAACAGAACCTCAGAGTCGTATTCTGCTAGCAATGATTCAACCTTTTCGGTCGTAATTATATCGGCCTCATCGTCCGTTTCTTCAACCGTCCAGAAAATCGAGTACGGCATATTCCCCATTCCTTCAGTGAGAATCGCATTAAAAAACATATAAACGGTTCCCGAAGCTGTCAGGACGACAGCGCTAATGACAGATGTCAAAAACAGCATGCGTGCGTAATCTTTTAAGCGAAACAAAATGTTTGTCCGCGTAATTAAAGTCGTGCCTGAGTATAAGGAGCGTTTGTTACTGTAGAGGCGCTTGTAAAGCGCTACCGTGCCCTGGGTAAATAGAAAATAAGTGCCGACTACCACAAGCCCTAATACTGGGAACATGGTTAGCATGACGGTCATCATGTTGGTTGTGACAGCTAGCCCATAGCCAGCTCCAAGGCAAACCACCGTAAGCACGGTGAGCCAAACGGATGTCTTTGGCATCATCTTTGGCTTGCTTGCTTCTTTCAGCATTTGAATCACTTCTTGGTTGCGAAGTTTCCAAAATGAAAGCAGCGAGAGAACCTGGAATAATAAGAAAAAGCCAACGCCTGTTACAAGATAAGCAGCAGGCACAAATTTGAACGTAATCGGCGCGTCGACAGCAAGCAACATCGTCATAAACATCAAAAACAATTTCGAGAAAAGCGTGCCAAGCAGTAGCCCGCAGACGATAGCGACAATCGAGATAATCGTTTGCTCATAATAAACAAGGGAGCGTAACTGGCGTCTGTTCATGCCAAAAAGGGTTAAAAGGCCGAATTCCTGTGAGCGCACTTGCAAAAAGACATTGTTCGAATAGGCGATAAAAAAGATCGAAAATAAGACAATGATTACTTGTGCTGCCACCATGCCGTTTTTGACGACCTGGTGTATGCTTTCCTCGGCGATATCTGGGTGAAAAATAAACTGAGCATAGATAAAAAAGATCATGACGGTGAACACGCAACTTAGAAAATAAGCAGCATAGCGTTGGGCGTGGCCAGTGATGTTTCTACGGGCGAGTGTGCGCAGATTCATGGAAATCGCCCCCTAAAACGCTAAGCGTGTCTAAAATGTTTTGGTAAAACGTTTGTTGGCGGTCGCCTTTGCGGATCTCGGAGAAAAAGGCGCCGTCTTTGATAAAAACGATTCGGTCGCAATAGCTGGCTGCGGTAGGGTCGTGTGTAACCATTAAAATGGTCGCGTCCCGTTCTTTATTCATGGCCGTAAGCGTATCAAGCACTTGTCTTGCTGCTTTTGAATCGAGGTTTCCTGTTGGCTCGTCGGCTAACACCATTGCTGGTTGGTGGATAAAGGCCCGTGCGCATGCCGTACGTTGTTGCTGGCCTCCTGAAATTTCAGAAGTACGCTTATCCAAAATGGAAGTAATGCTAAGCAATTCAGCAATATTGGCAAGGCGTTTTTCCATTTCTTTGTATGGCACTTTGTCCAATGCCAATGGGAGCAAAATATTTTCACGGACGGTTAAAGTGTCGAGCAAGTTAAAATCCTGGAACACAAAGCCGAGTTCTTTGCGGCGAAAAAGTGCTAATTTATTGTTTGACAGCGTTGCCGGATTGGTGCCGTTAATGATGATTTCGCCTGCTGTCGGTTTGTCAATCGTTGCTAACATATTGAGCAAAGTCGTTTTTCCGCTGCCAGACGGACCCATGACACCAACAAATTCGCCTTTATCTACTTGAAGTTGGAAAGGCAGCAATGCCTTATAGGCAAGCCCTTCCTTTTTCGGATAATAGGTTTTCGTTAAATTTTTGACTTGAAGAATGGACATCGTGCGTTCCTCCTATAACAACGTTTGTGTAATCAGTATAGAAAAGAACGCCTGCGTTTCCCATTGAATCAGCTTTCAAATTTCTATGTTTAGCTTACATTTTTGTCATGTTTGATGAAGTGTCTTTGAAGAAAAAACAAGTGTAGCCGTCGTACCTTTGCCAGGCTCAGAATGTAAGTAGAGCCTGTGGCCGAGTTCACGGGCGATCGTTTGCGCTAAATAGAGCCCCATTCCTGT is a genomic window of Shouchella clausii containing:
- a CDS encoding transcriptional regulator GutM; the protein is MKLVLIACCLLLIQSALTAIQVRYYQKLMKALVGKYRGEKGYHLFSGQSRRRIGPGSIVLLVVDESYIIQECQCMRGVSILSTFKEMEEYEGMHLGELLDRLHTSEKKRKSPALQTALQAAGEQALTAISKMRRTTSIS
- the srlA gene encoding PTS glucitol/sorbitol transporter subunit IIC, with the translated sequence MDWIEWFGEHFIGMFNAGGEQFMNLLTGIVPTLVVLLTFTYALIKFIGEERVTKAIRFTSKYALLRYTVMPILSILLLTNPMAYTFGRFVEERQKPAFFDSLVSFLHPVTALFPYANAGELFVYLGIANGLTQAGYSTSELAVRFFLVGILVMLIRGLLTEQITKYLMKRM
- the srlE gene encoding PTS glucitol/sorbitol transporter subunit IIB, whose product is MAYKAVFISKGSGGWGTGLRIEPKGKKTKVVSITGGGIHPVAQRIAELTGAEAVDGFKHSVPEDEMMCVVIDCGGTARIGLYPMKRIPTVDILASSPSGPLAKHIKEDIFVSGVTPKEVSLAEATEEKHDSAPAEEESRFNPANKEEFKEEYEKVKNEHRSQNDNWLMRFSKGIGKVTGVFYQAGRDSIEMLIKNIIPFMAFVSMLIGIINYTGIGDLIANTMSPLASSIWGLIIIVMICTLPFLSPVLGPGAVIAQVIGVLIGSQIALGNIPPQFALPALFAINGQVGADFVPVGLSLGEAKPETVQYGVPAVLYSRLITGVLAVVIAYVASFGMY
- a CDS encoding PTS glucitol/sorbitol transporter subunit IIA translates to MYQTIVKEIGQMAPSFADDKIVILFGMEAPAELREISFLHQVDGEFEDNPIKEGGTLVIDEQEFVIEKVGSAANENLRTLGHISIYFTEPQEEVLPGAVFASPHTFPVIEKGSKITFK
- a CDS encoding sugar-binding transcriptional regulator → MSLLGDRRLLVKIAQMYYEEGATQSEIAQAIGVSRPLISKYLAKARELGVVEIIIHDHDTHPFTGLESKVEKRYGLREVVCVESNENDASKARMGQAASTYLLRMIRDGQTIGMSSGTTLHEVAMALSSSQHFPNLQFIPLVGGMGHERVDIHANQIVAKLADVLKAKCKLLHAPVLVDSKEAKEIIVNQSSIREIFEIGAKADIAMVGIGGTPEHSTMVKSYLQQTKGVIEYENIVGDICYNFIGEDGCTIDNDWNARVISMDLDHVKQIPLVIGVASGKEKVKAIKAALVAKLIHVLITDDLTARMLLDS
- the ltrA gene encoding group II intron reverse transcriptase/maturase: MLDQILSRDNLLQALKRVESNKGSPGVDGMTTKSVRSYLMENWDSLRRAIMEGTYSPQPVRRVEIPKPSGGVRALGIPTVIDRLIQQAIAQVLSKKMDPSFSENSYGFRPGKRGHDAVKKAKTYIQEGYGWVVDIDLSKFFDRVHHDRLMRRLSQIIQDRQVLRLIRRYLQAGIMENGLVQPSTEGTPQGGPLSPLLSNIVLDEWDQELEKRGYRFVRYADDCQIYVKSRRAAKQTLTKMTTFLEDRLRLQVNREKSAWGRPWERSFLGFTFTRNRQDPKIRIAPASLKRCKDRIRELTSRRHSIEMEERIRRLNQFLIGWIGYFQLVETPSFLQKLDAWVKRRLRMIRWKEWKKPKTRQRKLVSLGARIGKAWEWANTRKAYWRIAKSPILHKTLDSAYWKSQGLKSLMERYDTLRQT
- a CDS encoding CPBP family glutamic-type intramembrane protease, with the protein product MDKKKLIVFVCILFGISFGTGAVFLLSGAYKNPLIFQLFAMVYMLFPFISAVLTQKVVFKQPLAPALLLKGRFSFWWVLAAFLPFFLVSATVLVALVFPGTSLSLTMEAYYSAMDENTRNATEAAFEALPFHPLWMMAINALLAGVTLNAAFAFGEEAAWRGLLLTELKSLGFWKASFLIGLLWGPWHAPLTLAGHNYPSTPLFGILMMTVFCMLLSPLLCFITIKAKTIYPAAFFHGVMNATAGIGLILVAGGNPELINGITGVAGFIVLGSINLVLYFCTRKTIDQSFAHGVSR
- a CDS encoding heavy metal translocating P-type ATPase; this encodes MSEKKAALSITGMTCAACATRIEKGLNKIEGVSQATVNLANEKATITYDSNKTEPNVFAEKIDKLGYGVRLEKAIFNVKGMTCAACATRIEKRLKKMPGVTEANVNLAIERATVVYNEAETNEQEMIRVVDKLGYQLEHEAASNGNAKEEESQKRFGLFLFSAILSLPLLWTMVTHFEFTSFLYVPDMFMNPWVQLALATPVQLIVGAPFYKGAYKALANKSANMDVLVALGTTVAYVYSIFLGWEWYQNGQVGMPELYFEAAAVILTLIVLGKWFEARAKGRTSKAISTLLGLQAKTARVIRNGSEVELPIEEVKAGDELVIRPGEKIPVDGYVKSGASSVDESMITGEALPVSKEADDLLIGATLNKQGSLRMIATKVGKDTALAQIVKVVEEAQGSKADIQRIADRVSGVFVPVVVLLAAATFLVWYTLIDPGNIRAAIVPFITILVIACPCALGLATPTSIMAGSGRAAELGLLFRGGEHLENTRSITTVVLDKTGTVTKGTPQLTDIVPAEGIDENELLAIVASAEFESEHPLANAIVQGAADRAISLRKAEAFEALTGYGIRAKVDGVVIHIGTRKLMEQATIDYAVLEERMEKLEQQGKTAMLVSSGTDIAGLVAVADTVKETSKEAVERLHELGLEVIMLTGDNERTAKAIAAEVGINHVIAGVLPEEKSDEVKRLQAEGKRVAMVGDGINDAPALAVADVGMAMGTGADVAIETADVTLMRGDVNSVADAFLMSKKTMRNIKQNLFFAFFYNSAAIPIAAAGLLAPWVAGAAMAFSSVSVVANALRLQRIRMPQRGAASQ
- a CDS encoding FtsX-like permease family protein, whose product is MNLRTLARRNITGHAQRYAAYFLSCVFTVMIFFIYAQFIFHPDIAEESIHQVVKNGMVAAQVIIVLFSIFFIAYSNNVFLQVRSQEFGLLTLFGMNRRQLRSLVYYEQTIISIVAIVCGLLLGTLFSKLFLMFMTMLLAVDAPITFKFVPAAYLVTGVGFFLLFQVLSLLSFWKLRNQEVIQMLKEASKPKMMPKTSVWLTVLTVVCLGAGYGLAVTTNMMTVMLTMFPVLGLVVVGTYFLFTQGTVALYKRLYSNKRSLYSGTTLITRTNILFRLKDYARMLFLTSVISAVVLTASGTVYMFFNAILTEGMGNMPYSIFWTVEETDDEADIITTEKVESLLAEYDSEVLFKIDEQMLDVEFLGTPTYLNEQTVLSGSVISESTFNRLSEDIGLEPVSLAGNEIIAFSREDLFSPAQFDELTITFGESEQTFTDLEVHNEVLFSSNSTFILSDEAFAKAEQAPAVHTERFIAYELDDWQNETEVSEAIMEATGEHGYVLQAKPYQYHMLMQMYSLVLFIGLFVSLLFFIVQGSMLYLKLFTDLADTKKQLFALSRIGLTDKEKRRILDKQMGFLFFVPVLVGSVHASFAYVMLSNMLDVNLVLNAILVISIYAALQLIYFLITRLLYFRAALN